The genome window CGTTCATCTCAGTATCTGGTGAGTGTCCACTGCATCTGGACGAGGTGCGTCAATTTCTCACCCTCTGCCCAGAGCTGTCCCTCGGGTGGTTCGTGGAAGGCAGGCTCGTCTCCTTCATCATTGGCTCACTTTGGGACCAGGATCGTCTTACCACAGTGAGTGCTCACTCCCACTACAGGAAAAAGCAGCAAATTTAAAACTGTCAAGCCTgtatttaaacagaaatagaaCATTTTAGGATTACAGCACCCACTGCAGATGACCAGGGTAAGAAATTTAAGCCTCGATCAGTCATGGTTTCACTTTCCCAAAAGGATTCTGCATAGAACcaaccatgcaaaaaaaaaaacactgaggaATTGTATTTAAGTAAAATTGTAGGTAGTCTCTTTTTGAATTAAGCAGTGTACAGggaatgttcaagtcaaactgggacttttgattttaacctcttgctatacaaataattattgaTTTGCATACCTCTTTTGTTAGTTTTGAAACAATTTTAAGTCTTGAGAAATAAAATTCCATATGAGGAAGAATGACCATGGAACAAGATTTTTGGGCCACTTTACATAATTAATGATTTGGGAAAGATGTCTACGGACATTTAGAAAAGAAGTATCCAGTATCAGTAATTTGTAACAAATGTTTCCACTTTTTGGTTTATGACCAAgctgttttttcatttaatattaatacaggCAAGTCCACCACCCTGACATCATCTTGCATTGTTAACATACTCTGTCACTCATCTTAAGATACTATTAGGTAGTAACCATATCCTCTCGTGTCTCCCGCTTCTTACAGGAAGCTTTGACGCTTCACAAACCTCATGGCACCACGGTTCACATCCACGTGCTTGCGGTGCACCGTACATTCCGGCAGCAGGGCCGAGGTTCCATCCTGATGTGGCGCTACTTGCAGTACCTGCGCTGTCTTCCATACGTGCGCCGTGCTGTCCTTATGTGTGAGGATTTCCTTGTGCCCTTTTACCAGAAATCTGGCTTCAAGGTTCAGGGCCCAAGTGAGATCACTGTGGGGCCGCTGACCTTCATGGAGATGCAGTATGCCGTGCACGGTCATGCCTTCATGCGCCGCAACAGCGGTTGCTGAGTTCAAGCGGCTAACGTTATTCCTCTCCTTACCCCAGATGACAAAGCAGGGTCGAGCAGGAGGCTTATTCTGCTGGGGAAGTTTTGTTGCGGCTTCTGCTTCAAGTGTGGGTTACGTCTGTGGTGTCACTAGGTGTTTGTCTGCAATTAATGTAAagttgatataaaaaaaagaaaggatgaaagtaaatgataaataaaaaaatatcaatacaTTATACCTTCGTAAAGGCTAGATTAAGTTTGATATTGTGAAATACATATTGATCATTTCATATCTTTAAAATTATCCAGAAGAATATGTTTTTGTGTCGTTTACATTtagaaatgttaatgtttatcttatttaagtattatgttttatttttctatcacattttttaaaataacctgttggtaaaaagaaacagaataGAAATCTAATGAAACAGTATTGGGGTGGTTGATATGGTATGGTTTTAATTATAGTTAAAACAATTGATCACCATATTAGTATTGTATTGTCGTGTCCCCCTGCCCTACGTAGTGTCCTGTGTGGTTATAAACAGTCCCTTGATTGTTAACCTGTAGTGTTTATTCAGCCTTGTTGTTAAATGTCTTGTGCTTGCTCTAGATGTTTTGTAGACGTATTAAAGCAGCATTGACTTGACACCCTCTTACTGATCTCTACTAAATAGAGACCAAGATTGACTGATCTGAACAAATGAACATGTGCTCTGCAAAGGACAAATCCTGTCCTTATGAAAGATATTTTCAGACCCATAGGAATTGCttagtattatttttcccttccTCACATCTAAAAGACTCTAAAAAATGacttaattaatatttacttcTGTTTAAAAGTTAAGAAATGAAATGCCAGGCAATTCTTTGATTGAAGGACACATGCATACATTGTATTAAGAGTAAACAGCTTTATCTGCATTAAGGAGCATTACAAGGGGATTTGACCTCAGGTAGCCTGTTTATGTGATCCAATATTTAAAAGTCACAGAATTTATTAACCCCTTCCCacccatgcacacatacacacgctgtGCATAtatatgaaacattttttttattttattattttgccttttGTAGTAGACATCCACCACCTTTGCCTCGTTGAAGTCTTGAATCAAGACAtctatgattttgtaaatgttttgtaaatataaaaaataaataaataacagattttcaatgtttttgctgctttcttttttttattttgtagaatagtgaataaatggaaatattgaaaaattaaaaaaacttccTCTATTCAACATAGTACATAGAAAccagacatgtactgtagatacaaTAAAAAGATCCACAAATGAAAGTTTAGACACCCTTTCCTTAGTAAATATAATCTTTCCTTAGTAAACATATTTAAGCCTTCATTGGCATACTGAAACCTGATTGGCTCTTATATCCTCTGGTGAACAACCCTGGCCAAATAATGTTTCTTTTAGCTCAAAATATCTTAATTAAATACCCCAAAACCTTCCCATAAAATTAATACTTAATCCCCTCACCCCCAAAAAAACTGATAAAATCTCCAACatttcatgactttttaaaaaaaataatattacaagGGTGAGTCTacactctggttatattaaaactttttccCTTGCCAGCATTTTTTGTTCAAGGCTCCCGTCTCCCCAGTCAccgctgtgcaggtgtgaacatgttagatcagttcatctgtaactgtggtgtaaagaaaaaaagaatggccCACTTGTGTTTCGCACAAAAAAAGAGCAGCTTGCAGTAAttcgttcatttgttttttttggaccaATACTCTATGGAaggtaaaattttctttaagaaaatcattACCCAGACTGTGGGTAATTCTTAACTAACCATCATATGTGATTATTAAGCATTAGTGATTATTCTTGATGTCCACACATGTAATTTAGAAAAATATTGgaatgacatttattttaagaaaatttaatgtttagttGTTCATATAAATATGACAAATTACATGAATCAGTTGATAAAGTACAGAAATTTGGTCCATTACATTTAGTGCACAACATTACATTTTCAGgttatcaaaaaacaaaaaaaacatccattctttttgtctttatgcATTTATAAGGCACAGTACAATTTtactaaaatagaaaaatgattTCAAACTAAAAACATAACAGCGGGttgatttgtatatttttcaaAAGTGATTACTAGACATATAAAACAATAGAAACACAGTTATGTAAACATTTGTGTCCATCCAGGAAGTCAAGTGCTTCTTGTTAGGCCACAAAGAGGGCATTCCGTTACTTGCAGATATAATTAGTAACCTGTACAACACAGGCTGGAGCATCCAGttctcatatacagtacagtgctgtGCATGTCGGCCATGTGACAAAGAAATGTTCGCAGTGTGTCTTCTGTCATCGGATTTGTTAAACAGCAGACGCTAATCCAGCTTTGCTGCATCGAGCTGGTGATTGAACATGACTAATCAAAGCCTGCTGTTGTGGGATCATCACAATCAGATTATAATTCATTATGGTCAATGGATTCTATGTTTCTAAGCCAGGCGCATACTGAAGCCGCAACATTTCATCACCAGACATGAGTGAGAATATTGTCCAGAATGTTCTATGCTCAGCTAATAATATTTCTAAAATGCTTGCAATGACTAAATTTTATAAAGTACTTTGAGAGTTAGGAATCCCTCATATCATAACAtcattttaagattttgctgaaGCTCAGTCAAATTATgattaaatatacaaaactgATTAGGAATTAACTAGATTTCGGAAtgctgttaaaggaaaataatcaacggcCATGTGGTGGTACCACCCTGATGTTGATCACTTTCTAATAACACATCCCATTGTGTTTTGATCAAGCTagcaatgttttatttattaataatcaaCAAGTGCTACTTTTTATCCACTCAGTCACATTTAACTCGTGGAAGTTTTAATCAGACCTtgctttgttttctctttcAATAAACAGTATAATCATCAAATCTTGTGCTGActctggagactccttacaaaacattaaacaaacttcaacttttattattatttgtatggtGTGTCCACATACAATTCCCTGTGTAAGTCTTTACTATGGATGTTCAACATAAGCATATTAGAACATGAGCATTTACATAAACCTAGCAGCCAAAACTAATGTCAGAGTTGAGTCAAAAATTAGCTTGACATTAGTTTCAGCAAATTCTGGGAAAGTATAATATTGAAGTGAACATTTTAAGGCCTTATTACTTAATCTGACAACCTAGGGAACAATTGGGAATGAACAAATCTCATACTCAGCATGTTAAATAATGATGGCTAATAAGCCTGTATCCTGAAAGGAATGCTTAATTTCCAATTTAAAAGCTACTTTCGAAAACAAACAAAggttttttcatatatataaaatatatcacTATGATAATATCAAAACCTGAGGAAATGTACCATTACTATAATATGAAATGTTTAGTTTGGGGTACGTATGCAGCCAGCATAACAAATTCTTATCAGCTTCACAAGGAAAAGGCTGTGATAAGTAATTTTTATCTATAAAGGTACTAGTTGGCCAAAAATGtgaacacctgaccatcatGCCCATATGTTGGTTCCTCCTCAGACTGTTTCCACCAAGAGACTAAAAATTCCCCTTCATTGGAACTAATGGTACCAAGCATGTTCCAGGATAATGTTCCTGTCTACAAAGTGAGGACCATGAGAACATGATTTGCCAAGGTTGTAGTGAAGGCTTAGTGGCCTGGACAGAactctgacctcaaccccactaaACTGAAATCTGTAATTTGATCGCATACTAGTTTGAtaatcaggtgtccacaaacctcCATTTGGtaccacatactgtagtgtacctaataaactgGCATGTCTATTAGGAGAATCTTTACATTTCTTGGGCTGAAGTTCATGCAAAGGCAAGACTCTAATAGGTACAGTATAAGCAATTGACACGGAAGTAGTGACTTATAGACACACTGGTCATATTCAATTCAATCTCAGACCACTGACATGTACCGCAAGGGGCTCTACCTCACAACAACATGGACAAGCTTTCAGTTCCTGAAtgttaatatgtaaataatatcaATGTATGACAAACATAAAAGTACACTTATTTCAGACCATGTCATGATTTTGCTCGTTTAGTTCACAGTTCACAGGTTACAGTGATGATTCCATATAAATCTTCAGATGCTTGTTCTTAACATATCACACTAACAAGAATCTCAAATAGATGGATTAGAATTTTTCCTTGCTATGACCTTGACGTAGTTTGGATCAATTCCAAAATCCACCACTAGTCCAAGAGGCATACAAAGTATTCTGCAACTTTCCTTGTCACTGAGTTTGTACACTCAAGAGTGCATACTTTGTAccttttgtttctattttttatggGAGGATACATTTTAAGCAATTTTAGATATATAACTGGATCTTACATCAGGTTTTGGAATTGGATTTTAATGAGTAAACTACGTATAAGAGATGTACCAATGAGAGTGCCACCCCATTACTGCCTCTCATCTCCAGGTTACCCAGTTGGATCCTGCACTTGGGTTACTGTTTCACCTGTTCTCCACATGGACAAAATGTTTCTTGTGGGCCTTCAGTTTTTTCACTGACAGACTGGTATCCCTTAACTCTAAATAAAACTATGAATAAATGTAGATGTGACCCCCAGCCAATGAACCAGAATGTATTCATGTGCACTTGCCTCACAGAGTGTGTTCCAGGGATAGCCTCTGAACTCATCCTGACCCTAATCAGCAGACATTACTGAAGATAAGTCCATAATTAATGCAATACCACTTAACAACTCAATATAGGTTTGTTAGAGATTACGTTAAATAATCCTGAAGTGTTAACTTAATCTCCATCATGAGATCAGGAATGAATCCTGAAAAAATAGACACAAAAGGCATAAATTCATTATCATCTACAGTGTAACAACATGGCACCCACAAGCCAAATCAAGAAAATTCTAGCTTAAGGCAAGGTTGTCCAAGATGAACCTGGACGTAGTATTTAGTGTCATTATGAAACTGTGCATGATTATAAATATTGTACCTAAAAACTCTTGCAGTAGAAGTGAATCCCAAGAGAACTGCAATAATGCCCAAAACTTTATCAGTAGTCTTGATGTGGCATTTGTCATTCGGCTTTTCTCACCCATCACTTCTTAGTTCAGTACTTGGCTTTCAGATATGCATTATTTCGTACCATTTGCTGGATTAGCATGACCACAAGAACATGGCAACCAGTGCACCACACAGTCAATATTGTAGTGGCCAGGACTCACATGTTAGTTGTCCTCTGATCATATGAGCAAAAACGTTCGCGGGTTAGTGGCCAATAGGGTCATTATCGTAGCGCTCGCAGAACTTGCTGGTGAAGGGGATGCAGGTAAGATACTCGAGCCAGGTCCAGTCGATGGGGTAGATGTAGAACCAGACGATGAGTGAGGAGAAAAGCCCCATGTACACGAGCAGTGACAGCATGATGAGGATGCGCTTGCGGTACTTGTCGAAGGTGCCAAAGGTGACGTAGGGCAGGAAGGCGAAAGACAGCAGCAAGCCACTAAGGAAACCAAAGATGTGAGCGATGTTGTCTATCCACGGCAGCAGACcacagaggaagaggaagagaacAAGGCCGAGCAGCTTGAGGAAGGCGTTCCATGGCTTCTCCAACATCTGCCAGCCCTGAAAGAGCTCTACGAAAAGGCACGCTAGCAGACCGAACTGAGAGCCTGCTGGACCCACCTGCATTACAAGGGAATAAACAGAGAATGAGAATTTCctgatgttttgtattttttttctttctatatcTCTTGTTTCTCCCCACATTATTTTCTTTCACAATGCCTTTCTTTATTCCATTCTTCCATTTTCATCTtctttgctttatctacttccTTTCATGATTTTTTGTGCAATTCCTTACTTCATTGATTCCTCCGCTTCCTCAACTACTTGTCTCccaactttctttttttctgaactCCTTGTTCTTTCTCTTATTCCTCTCTATTATCATCTGCTTTCTCACTATTTCTCTCCCTCCTTACATCCTTAATTTTCTTGTCTtccatcttctttttttattcctcatcACCTTTCATTTAAACCTCCTTCTGTCTTTCACTCATTCTTAACTTCCTTTAAACATTCTCTGCTTCccttctcctcctctccttcctcctctccttcagCCTTCCTCTTCTTTCATAACTACTTCCACCTTTCTCCCTGTAGACATCTCCTTTCTTCTTTCGACTCTTCCTCACCTCTTCCCTCCTTACTAAATCTCTCATATTCCTTAGCTTCTACCTTCTTAGTCTTCTTCTCATCATTTAACTGTCCTCACAtcctttgatttttttaaattcttatttcTTCATTCCTTCTTTTCAAAGATTACCGACAAAACCTTGTGTACAACATTGCAGGTGTGCGCATGTTGAAGCAAATAACCATGACATCATGCTTATGTCATTAATGTTTATAACGTTAGTATTTTGTGATAATTGAACAGCACAAAGCCAACAgggttacattaaaaaaacagatgcAGAGGTTGTTGATTTCTGAAGTCTGCACAAAtgggacacaaaaaaaaaaacagtaatctTTTGTTGATAGTGCACAGGGTTGAAGGGTCAAATGGATGACCGTCaatttgcttttttccccctggaTAAAACAGAACAGCAATTACAtcctaaaatgaaaacaaatggaAATGGCGGCattgaaaaaaatctgaacataAGGTAATTGACATGTGCACTAATCATGCAAATGGAAATAACATCTGCTTAATGGAAAATTTATCCACTACTGCATAAATCAAACAGCACTAGTGATGCTATTAATCCTTATTTTCAACACTTGCTTTTTAAAACCTTCTTGCTGTCCTTTGCTGTTTTGTCTTCATTTTTCCTCAGTCCTCATTTCCCCCATATTTCTTATTGTTACTTTCCTCCtttggtccttttttttttaccttcattaTTTCCCTTTATTTTCATCATTCCTTATTTTGACCTTGAGTTAACAAGAACTTTATATTACATCACAGCTTGTTTCCTTTTCACTCTCTAATGAAAGAAAGGTTATGTGAGTGCCCTGCGACGGactgccaccctgtccagggtgtaccccgccttgtgccccaagcctcctggaaatggctccaggtccccgtgaccctgaatacagaataaagcggtatagaagataagtgagtaaaTTCTCCCTCTATACAATCCCCTGGTATACACTTAACCCACATGCCGGACACATGACCAGACTCCCTGCCTCACGTCTGAAACGTTAGCCTTCAAGTAACTTcttaatggcccaaatatgtggatatgacttggagcaaggtcaggattatacaggggat of Clarias gariepinus isolate MV-2021 ecotype Netherlands chromosome 6, CGAR_prim_01v2, whole genome shotgun sequence contains these proteins:
- the aanat1 gene encoding serotonin N-acetyltransferase codes for the protein MSTVSALPFFKPLHASASPARQRRHTLPASEFRSLNTEDAISVFEIEREAFISVSGECPLHLDEVRQFLTLCPELSLGWFVEGRLVSFIIGSLWDQDRLTTEALTLHKPHGTTVHIHVLAVHRTFRQQGRGSILMWRYLQYLRCLPYVRRAVLMCEDFLVPFYQKSGFKVQGPSEITVGPLTFMEMQYAVHGHAFMRRNSGC